ACTAAATCATCTTTTTCTCAAAAAATATCTTTGGAAGAGAAAGCCAATCAAATCTATTCACTCAGTCAAATATTTAATGCAATCATATTGGGAACATTGAGCGGAATGAATCGCCTTAGCAAAATAGAAAACTTCACACTGGATCCTCTGGTGCGTTATTTACTATCGATAGAAAATAAGCTTGACATTGATACGATTCGATATCATATCAAAAAATTTGGAATGAAACAGAATACTGAGTTAAGCGATATTTTCGGCATATTATCCGGCAAGATTCATAAAGAACTAAGAACCGGAAGTGATATTCTTGATCTTGATTCATCTGTAAGGACGGTATACGGCAAACAAGAAGGAGACAGGAAAGGATTTAATTGCAAAAATAAGGGTAAACGCAGCTATCATCCTCAATTTGCATTTTTAAGAATGTCTTCTCGCCTGGCTTCGTCCCGGTGATACACACTCGGCAAATAACGTAGATGGATTTATGAAGCAGGCATTATCAATGCTGTCATCCGGAATTACATCTCTGCTCGTGCGTGCAGACAGAGGATATTTTGATGGTAAATTAATAAGTGTTATCGAATCATATGCCGGTTTTCAATATCTCATTAAGGTGCGAATGCGCAATTTGAAAGATTTATTACGCAAGCAGGATTGGGATAAGATACCAGGTATGCCGAATTGGGAAATGTGTGAATTTTATTATCAGGCAAAAGGTTGGGATATAAAACGGCGCTTTGTTGCTATGAGAAAATTTAAAGGCATGCTGGAAACAAATTCCTTCTTTCCTGTTCGTGATTATTCCTATTTTTGTTATGTTACCAACATTGAAGAAAGTCCATTGTATCTGCATAAACTTTATGGTGACCGGGGAGAAAGCGAAAATTGGATAGAGTCAGTGAAAAATCAATTATTTGCTGCAACCATATTAACGAAAGACTTTTGGGCTAATGAGACATTATTCCTTCTGAGTGTCTTGGCCTATAACATAAGCATTTGGATGCGGAAGTTAACAGATAAGAAGGCTTGGCGTCAGGAACCTATGAGTTTTCGCTTATGGTTTATTCAGTTGGCCGGTAAATTTACAAGTTCCGGAAGAATGCATTATTTAAAGATGTACAGCTCATACTATTACAAGAGTTGGTGGTCAGAAATTGATGAACGGATTGATGCTATTGTATTCGTGTAGTTGCCCTTACTAAAAATATCTGCAATAGAGACAACCATTTACACAGTGGATTAGAAACGTATGCCTAAAATGGCAATATTAGCAGAGAATATAAATTATCTAATTGAAAATCGTTCCGGTTCATGTGAAATCTAAATAGAAAGTGATAGCGGACTGAATTTATGTGTAGGTTTACATACACAATAACGGTTTTTATGGACAAAATTTAGGACTTTAGCAATTTAGGAATAAAACTTATATTAAATCTTATAACAGCATCTGCTTCTTAATATTTTTATTCTCTATCCGTATCTAAAACAAAAACCATTTCATGCTTGCATTTTAATGTATAATTTTGTATAATTTTAGGACATAGTAAATCTGGTATGTTCTATAATATAGAGGAAAATATGGCTCGTAAATGTGATATATGCGGAAAAGGGCCTGTTGTAGGGAACAAAGTAAGTCACGCACATAATCTTACGAAACGCAGATGGCTGCCGAATCTTAAAAAGGTTAAAGTAACTGTAAACGGTACGCCAAAAACACTTACTGTATGTACCCAGTGCATCAGATCAGGAGCACTTGACAGGCTTTAGTAATTGAAGTTTAAAAGGCACTAAAAAATTAGTGCCTTTTTTAATCCCCCCGTATTACCTACCATTTGTAATAAAATATAGCTAAGGAGGTCCGAAATGGAAGAGAGGCGCAAACTACATTTAAAATCAGTAGTAAGAATCATGGTGGTTTTTTCTGTTTTTCTGCTTCTATGCAGCGCGCTTTATGCTCAGGATGCAAAACAGGTGTTTTTCCAGGAAGCTGATCAGGCTCTTCAGCAGGCAAATATGATCAATGCAAAAATTTATTCACCAACTCAATATTCAAAGGCCATGGAATATTACAGAAAGGCTGAGAAAGGGTTTGAGAAAGGTAAAGAGCTTGAAAATATAAGAAAACAGCTTAAACTTGCTGCAGTATATTTTCTTAAATCAGCGGAAACAAGCAAAATTGCCAAATCAGAACTCAGTGAATGTATCGCAGCGAGAAATGATGCACTTTCAGCTGATGCACCTGTTTTCAGAAACAAGGAATGGACTAAAGCTGAGGATGAATTCAACGGAGCTGTAAAAGCAATAGAAGACGGTAATATCAAAAAAGGGAAGAAAACTGCAAAAAATGCACAGAATTTGTATAAAAAGGTTGAACTTGAATCTATAAAAGCCCATTATCTTGATGAAGCACAAAAACTGATGGAATATGCTGATGATAAAGATGTAAAGAAAAGGGCGCCTGCGACACTGAAGCGTTCAAAGGACTTTATCGTAAGAGCGGAAGATCTTCTTGCGCACAACAGGTACGATACAGATCAGGCACGCCAGCTCGCGCAGGAAGCAAAATACGAAGCTGAACATGCAATCTATCTTGCCGGCACAATTAGAAAAATGCAGCAGGAAGACAAAACCATAGAATCCATAATTCTTGATGCAGAAAATCAGATTCAGAAAATATCAGATGTCCTTGACATGAAATCAAGATTCCAGAAGGGCTATGATAAACCGATCAAACAAATAATTGATAAAATTGAGAAACTGCAGAGAGAAGATGAAAACCTGGCCCAGTCTCTTTCTGATGCAAAAGAGCAGGTAAAATCACTCAGCGCACAGGTTGTACAGATGGAATCCAAACTCGGAGAGCTGAAATCAAAAGAGGCCTCCCTTTCAAAAATAATGCAGCGCCAGAAACTGGCTCAGAATAAATATGAAAAAGTTAAAGCTCTGTTTAACCCTGATGAAGCCAAGGTTCAGAGAATCAGCAATAAA
Above is a window of bacterium DNA encoding:
- a CDS encoding OmpA family protein; translated protein: MEERRKLHLKSVVRIMVVFSVFLLLCSALYAQDAKQVFFQEADQALQQANMINAKIYSPTQYSKAMEYYRKAEKGFEKGKELENIRKQLKLAAVYFLKSAETSKIAKSELSECIAARNDALSADAPVFRNKEWTKAEDEFNGAVKAIEDGNIKKGKKTAKNAQNLYKKVELESIKAHYLDEAQKLMEYADDKDVKKRAPATLKRSKDFIVRAEDLLAHNRYDTDQARQLAQEAKYEAEHAIYLAGTIRKMQQEDKTIESIILDAENQIQKISDVLDMKSRFQKGYDKPIKQIIDKIEKLQREDENLAQSLSDAKEQVKSLSAQVVQMESKLGELKSKEASLSKIMQRQKLAQNKYEKVKALFNPDEAKVQRISNKVTIRLYGLTFKVGASVIEPKYFSLLGKVQKAIAVYPNCSIMIEGHTDSWGNDQQNLKLSTERASAVKEYLISSSEIGIERIKAIGMGESKPIATNETKQGRKKNRRIDIIIIPAE
- a CDS encoding transposase, yielding TKSSFSQKISLEEKANQIYSLSQIFNAIILGTLSGMNRLSKIENFTLDPLVRYLLSIENKLDIDTIRYHIKKFGMKQNTELSDIFGILSGKIHKELRTGSDILDLDSSVRTVYGKQEGDRKGFNCKNKGKRSYHPQFAFLRMSSRLASSR
- a CDS encoding 50S ribosomal protein L28 yields the protein MARKCDICGKGPVVGNKVSHAHNLTKRRWLPNLKKVKVTVNGTPKTLTVCTQCIRSGALDRL